A stretch of the Balneola vulgaris DSM 17893 genome encodes the following:
- a CDS encoding acyl-CoA reductase encodes MKDVKSHIILIEQATKEWLQPDNADLKQAIERTVEEGLFSFEDIKFQIRSLKQKVDQGQISEWAKRAQLSEQVNAKGRKVLCLHAGNLPLVGFQDALGCVLSGANYYGKLSSKDPYLLASYLKILRAFEVENLKEYSTELSDFSDLNADKVLFAGSKESVDVVKERLVTLNAVTGSTDYIIRTAKFSMAYLENEDPQTLRDMIESVFRYGGKGCRSVAVIVSPYTLSKVKCHFTDYVEEFWLKNPQHQKPTPKLAYQFAYNKAINRDQAWLDDFLIQATDEFPSDDFTLHWVQGDVSTLKALKAKFGEAVQTVYSSGNPIEGTSTEWLSTAQSPNLWWQPDGIEVISSIIKK; translated from the coding sequence ATGAAGGATGTTAAATCACATATAATACTTATTGAACAAGCTACTAAAGAGTGGTTGCAACCTGATAATGCAGACTTGAAGCAAGCCATTGAGCGGACTGTTGAAGAAGGCCTATTCAGCTTTGAGGACATCAAATTTCAAATCAGAAGTTTAAAACAAAAAGTAGATCAAGGGCAGATTTCTGAATGGGCAAAACGGGCACAATTATCGGAGCAGGTAAATGCTAAAGGTCGAAAAGTACTTTGTTTGCACGCTGGAAATCTACCACTTGTTGGTTTTCAAGATGCTCTTGGATGTGTATTAAGTGGCGCAAACTATTACGGAAAGCTTTCTTCCAAAGACCCTTATCTCTTAGCAAGTTATTTAAAGATATTAAGAGCCTTTGAGGTAGAGAACTTAAAAGAATACTCAACAGAATTATCAGATTTTTCGGATTTGAATGCTGATAAGGTTTTATTTGCTGGTTCAAAGGAATCAGTGGATGTGGTTAAAGAACGCTTAGTGACTTTAAATGCCGTAACTGGGAGCACCGATTATATAATCCGAACAGCTAAATTTTCTATGGCGTATTTAGAAAATGAAGATCCACAGACCTTGAGGGATATGATTGAGTCGGTGTTCAGGTATGGAGGAAAGGGGTGTCGTTCGGTAGCCGTAATTGTAAGTCCATATACTCTCAGTAAAGTAAAATGTCATTTTACGGACTATGTAGAGGAATTTTGGTTGAAGAACCCACAGCATCAAAAACCAACTCCTAAGCTGGCTTACCAATTTGCATATAACAAAGCTATAAATCGAGATCAGGCGTGGTTAGATGATTTCCTTATACAAGCTACTGATGAATTTCCGAGTGATGATTTTACCCTTCACTGGGTGCAAGGCGATGTTTCAACCCTCAAAGCACTGAAGGCTAAATTCGGTGAAGCCGTACAGACGGTATATTCGTCCGGTAATCCCATAGAAGGAACTAGCACAGAATGGCTGAGTACGGCTCAATCACCAAATTTATGGTGGCAACCCGATGGAATTGAGGTTATTTCTTCAATAATCAAAAAGTAA
- the purD gene encoding phosphoribosylamine--glycine ligase produces MHYNVLLLGSGGREHALAWGIAKSSKLGELYIAPGNPGTESLGKNVVLDATNFDEIYDFIQEHSIHITVVGPEQPLVDGFADFLEEKCQVVFGPKQQAAMLEGSKEFAKDFMKRHDIPTAAYEVFDQSEFDKAAEYIKEKGAYPVVLKADGLAGGKGVLIPETEAEAMQALEELKEGSLSDAASRLVIEEFMEGEEASVFAICDGSEFKVIGNAQDHKRIGEGDTGLNTGGMGAYSPAPIVTEELLERVKSEIIAPTVKGMKSEGNPYLGFLYVGLMITSDGPKVVEYNCRFGDPECQVIIPAMQSDLLEVMVACTEGRLSDTEVILDDLYRCTVVLVSGGYPQSYAKGKVISGLDNIKDAMVFHAGTKRDGNQILTNGGRVLNVVTEAKSLAEALELAYQDVSKISFDNMYYRTDIGHKGLKHLE; encoded by the coding sequence ATGCATTATAACGTTCTTTTATTAGGGAGTGGCGGCCGTGAGCACGCTTTAGCTTGGGGCATAGCTAAGTCATCGAAATTGGGTGAACTATATATAGCTCCAGGGAATCCTGGTACTGAGTCTCTTGGTAAAAATGTGGTACTTGATGCCACAAACTTTGATGAGATTTATGACTTCATACAAGAGCATAGCATTCACATCACGGTAGTAGGACCTGAGCAACCATTAGTGGATGGATTTGCTGATTTTCTTGAAGAGAAATGCCAAGTTGTGTTTGGCCCAAAACAACAAGCAGCTATGCTTGAAGGTTCGAAAGAATTCGCCAAAGACTTCATGAAACGTCATGATATCCCTACGGCGGCCTATGAAGTATTCGACCAATCCGAGTTTGATAAAGCAGCTGAGTACATCAAAGAAAAAGGGGCTTACCCCGTAGTACTTAAAGCGGATGGCTTAGCAGGTGGAAAAGGAGTACTTATTCCTGAAACTGAAGCTGAAGCTATGCAGGCTCTTGAGGAGTTAAAAGAAGGTTCCTTAAGCGATGCGGCGTCTCGATTAGTAATTGAAGAATTCATGGAAGGCGAAGAAGCTTCTGTGTTTGCCATTTGTGATGGTTCAGAATTTAAAGTGATTGGGAATGCCCAAGATCATAAGAGAATTGGAGAAGGGGACACCGGCCTAAATACGGGTGGCATGGGTGCTTATTCACCTGCACCTATTGTAACTGAAGAACTCTTAGAAAGAGTAAAATCTGAAATTATCGCTCCTACAGTTAAAGGGATGAAAAGCGAGGGAAATCCTTACTTAGGATTCTTATACGTTGGACTTATGATAACCTCAGATGGTCCCAAAGTGGTAGAATATAATTGCCGATTTGGTGACCCTGAATGCCAAGTTATTATCCCTGCAATGCAAAGTGACCTGCTTGAAGTTATGGTGGCTTGTACAGAAGGGCGCCTTTCTGACACAGAGGTTATTCTCGATGATTTATACCGTTGTACGGTGGTACTAGTGTCGGGAGGATACCCACAAAGCTATGCTAAAGGCAAAGTGATATCAGGCTTAGACAATATAAAAGACGCGATGGTTTTCCATGCTGGTACTAAACGGGATGGTAATCAAATTCTTACCAATGGTGGACGTGTACTCAATGTTGTAACTGAAGCTAAAAGTTTAGCTGAAGCACTGGAACTAGCATATCAGGATGTGTCTAAAATTTCGTTCGATAACATGTATTATAGAACCGATATTGGGCATAAAGGACTTAAACACCTTGAATGA
- the tpiA gene encoding triose-phosphate isomerase, with the protein MSTRQLLIAGNWKMNGGPYEAAELLDGLKSLKKNFTDDIDVLVCPPFVSLSMAVKYLHSSDIQVGAQNLYYEDNGAFTGEISASMLAESGCNYVLVGHSERREYFGETDDMINKKIKKAMAERIVPIICVGEKLETRKNDGHFKFVSDQIRAAYNGLDSVQALDTVIAYEPVWAIGTGVTATPEQAQEMHAFIRQELEALFGNDTAGAVRILYGGSMKPENAEELLTQEDVDGGLIGGASLSAKSFAELIVIAENLS; encoded by the coding sequence ATGAGTACTCGTCAATTACTTATTGCCGGAAATTGGAAAATGAATGGAGGCCCATACGAAGCGGCTGAACTACTAGACGGACTGAAGTCGTTAAAGAAAAATTTTACTGACGACATTGATGTGTTGGTTTGTCCACCATTTGTATCGCTTTCTATGGCGGTAAAGTACTTACACAGCTCTGATATTCAAGTAGGTGCTCAGAACCTGTACTACGAAGATAATGGTGCTTTTACAGGCGAGATAAGCGCAAGTATGTTAGCTGAAAGTGGCTGTAACTATGTGCTTGTTGGCCACTCTGAACGCCGTGAGTACTTTGGCGAAACCGATGATATGATCAATAAAAAGATCAAAAAAGCGATGGCGGAACGCATCGTACCTATAATCTGTGTGGGTGAGAAATTAGAGACTCGTAAAAACGATGGACATTTTAAGTTTGTAAGCGATCAAATTAGAGCAGCTTATAACGGCTTAGATTCAGTACAAGCACTTGATACTGTAATTGCATATGAGCCAGTTTGGGCAATCGGAACAGGCGTAACAGCAACACCAGAGCAAGCTCAGGAAATGCACGCTTTTATTCGCCAAGAATTAGAAGCTCTTTTTGGTAATGATACAGCCGGCGCAGTGCGCATTCTTTATGGTGGAAGTATGAAGCCTGAAAATGCGGAAGAGTTGCTAACTCAAGAAGATGTTGATGGTGGCTTAATAGGTGGAGCTAGCCTAAGTGCTAAGAGCTTTGCTGAGTTAATTGTGATTGCTGAAAACCTATCTTAA
- a CDS encoding TlpA family protein disulfide reductase yields MKIRHTSILALLTIVFANCSSEPEMQSALINGKITVADSVDSSKDYSGIQLLITHREDVDSDVDTLFLEQSNRLGNITGKVEFPFQGIYPVYISRNGNVIGSTQFILADNDTINFSGELPGLSENFEVDSRENRAMEVYNRVDKGFRRVLAYINAGAVADTLIEDELRKWSDLFWEVYENYPGTFASNMAGGESVRLLNTFDQNLMMQRINDALPSDEMIGVAAKYGFEYKAETQGVEGAVSYLDSLQDLTKNPKIKRALDQERIAFYFDSARVDIAKDLLAEFEKEYDDDPKAQQWAKTIGYDLSYLAPGYRVPEFSFETDEGEIIAPDSLVGKPYILEITPVASRLYQNQYDRTVVIHQIYQNYDLEVFTIPLDKSEVTVQAFFDERVKHWSVAKFGGFDVQKLIETFNVTQVPTRILIDQQGNIVRKYVAEDFTDVIQGLNTIIKQNQKGS; encoded by the coding sequence ATGAAGATCAGACATACAAGTATACTCGCACTATTAACAATAGTATTTGCTAACTGTAGTAGTGAACCTGAAATGCAAAGTGCACTTATCAATGGTAAGATTACAGTTGCAGATTCAGTAGACAGTTCCAAAGATTACTCAGGTATCCAACTATTAATCACTCATCGTGAAGATGTAGATTCTGATGTGGATACGTTATTCTTAGAACAATCGAATAGACTGGGTAATATTACAGGTAAAGTAGAATTCCCATTTCAAGGTATTTACCCGGTTTATATCAGTAGAAATGGCAATGTGATTGGGTCTACTCAATTCATCTTAGCGGATAACGATACCATTAATTTCTCTGGTGAACTACCAGGATTGAGTGAAAACTTCGAAGTAGACTCTAGAGAAAATAGAGCTATGGAAGTTTACAACCGCGTAGATAAAGGCTTTAGAAGAGTATTAGCATACATCAACGCAGGCGCTGTAGCCGATACTTTAATTGAAGATGAGTTACGCAAATGGAGTGACTTATTTTGGGAAGTATATGAAAACTACCCAGGTACTTTTGCATCCAATATGGCAGGGGGTGAGTCGGTTCGTTTATTGAATACCTTCGACCAAAATTTGATGATGCAACGTATCAATGATGCACTGCCAAGCGATGAAATGATTGGTGTGGCTGCTAAATATGGTTTCGAATATAAAGCGGAGACTCAAGGTGTTGAAGGAGCAGTGAGTTATTTAGATTCCCTTCAAGATTTGACAAAAAACCCAAAAATTAAGCGCGCTTTAGATCAAGAACGAATCGCCTTTTACTTTGATAGTGCTCGAGTTGATATAGCTAAAGATCTTTTAGCTGAATTCGAAAAAGAATACGACGATGATCCAAAGGCTCAACAATGGGCTAAGACCATCGGATACGATTTATCATATCTAGCACCAGGTTACCGAGTTCCAGAATTTAGCTTTGAAACAGATGAAGGTGAAATTATTGCTCCTGATAGTTTAGTGGGTAAACCTTACATCCTCGAAATTACTCCAGTTGCTAGTCGTTTGTATCAAAATCAATATGACCGTACCGTCGTAATTCATCAAATTTATCAGAATTATGATTTAGAGGTGTTTACTATCCCATTGGATAAAAGTGAAGTAACTGTTCAAGCCTTTTTCGATGAGCGAGTTAAACACTGGAGTGTTGCAAAATTTGGTGGCTTTGACGTACAAAAGCTAATCGAAACCTTTAATGTAACTCAGGTTCCAACTAGAATTCTTATTGATCAACAAGGTAACATTGTAAGAAAGTATGTTGCCGAAGACTTTACGGATGTTATACAAGGGTTAAATACAATTATTAAACAAAATCAGAAGGGAAGTTAA
- the gatB gene encoding Asp-tRNA(Asn)/Glu-tRNA(Gln) amidotransferase subunit GatB — protein MSTIAHERFEAVIGLEVHAQLLTKSKAFAPVAAQYGEAPNTQVSPLCLGHPGTLPVVNENLVRYIIKMGLATNCSVAPKSIFARKNYFYPDLPKGYQISQFDTPICFDGFLDIELEEYDKRIGVTRIHMEEDAGKSIHDQDPYNTLVDLNRAGTPLIEIVSEPDLRTPQEAYAYLTKIKQIVQYLEICDGNMEEGSLRCDANVSVRPRGQKEFGTRTELKNMNSFRNVEKAIEFEIYRQIELIEDGGEVVQQTRLWDTTKMQTRVMRSKEEAHDYRYFPEPDLPPIIVTDALLEEIKTELPELADVRQKRFVEEYGMSEVDAVTITESRYLADYFEEVAKHTGNPKSASNIVLSEVLRVLNEQSIDIGEFSITPERLAELVALKDGDKINSSAMQQVFNAMLDSDKSPQALAEEMNLIQVSDTGFLEPIVDEIIANNPDEVQRYKEGKKQLMGFFVGQAMKASRGKANPKLVTEMVTKKLES, from the coding sequence ATGAGCACTATTGCCCATGAACGTTTCGAGGCTGTTATAGGCCTTGAAGTACACGCACAGCTACTCACAAAAAGTAAGGCTTTTGCACCTGTTGCCGCACAGTATGGTGAGGCACCTAATACACAAGTATCGCCACTGTGTTTAGGGCATCCAGGGACCTTGCCAGTTGTGAATGAAAATTTAGTACGGTATATCATTAAAATGGGGTTGGCTACTAATTGCAGTGTAGCACCTAAATCTATTTTTGCACGAAAAAATTATTTCTACCCAGATCTTCCAAAAGGATATCAGATATCTCAATTTGATACTCCAATCTGCTTCGATGGGTTTTTAGACATTGAACTCGAAGAGTATGACAAACGCATTGGCGTAACACGTATTCATATGGAAGAGGATGCCGGGAAGTCGATTCACGATCAAGACCCGTACAACACCTTAGTTGATTTAAACAGAGCGGGCACACCTCTCATCGAGATTGTATCAGAGCCTGATTTAAGAACTCCTCAGGAAGCATACGCATACCTAACCAAGATTAAGCAGATTGTTCAGTATTTAGAAATCTGTGATGGTAATATGGAAGAAGGTAGTTTACGTTGCGATGCAAACGTATCGGTTCGTCCACGTGGGCAGAAAGAATTCGGTACTCGTACAGAGCTTAAAAATATGAACTCCTTTAGAAACGTTGAAAAAGCGATTGAGTTCGAGATTTACCGTCAAATAGAACTTATTGAAGATGGGGGAGAAGTAGTTCAGCAAACAAGACTTTGGGATACTACTAAAATGCAAACCCGAGTGATGCGTTCAAAAGAAGAAGCGCATGACTATAGATATTTTCCAGAGCCAGATTTACCGCCAATCATTGTAACAGATGCATTGCTAGAGGAAATCAAAACTGAACTTCCTGAATTAGCAGACGTTCGTCAGAAGCGATTTGTGGAAGAATACGGTATGAGCGAAGTGGATGCTGTTACTATAACAGAAAGTAGATACTTAGCTGATTACTTCGAAGAAGTAGCTAAGCATACTGGAAATCCTAAATCTGCTTCAAATATTGTACTCAGTGAAGTGCTTAGAGTGCTGAATGAGCAAAGCATCGATATTGGTGAATTTTCCATTACACCAGAACGTTTAGCGGAGCTAGTAGCACTAAAAGATGGAGATAAAATTAACTCTTCAGCTATGCAACAAGTATTTAACGCAATGTTAGATTCGGATAAATCGCCGCAAGCACTTGCCGAAGAAATGAACTTAATTCAAGTATCAGATACTGGGTTCCTAGAGCCAATTGTGGATGAGATTATCGCGAATAATCCCGATGAAGTTCAACGCTACAAAGAGGGTAAAAAGCAACTTATGGGCTTCTTTGTGGGGCAAGCGATGAAAGCATCAAGAGGTAAAGCCAATCCAAAATTGGTTACTGAGATGGTTACAAAAAAATTAGAAAGCTGA